One genomic window of Vibrio rhizosphaerae includes the following:
- the trxB gene encoding thioredoxin-disulfide reductase, which yields MSNVKHSKLMILGSGPAGYTAAVYAARANLNPVLITGMQQGGQLTTTTEVENWPGDPEGLTGPGLMERMKAHAERFHTDIIFDHINEVDFTQRPFTLKGDSQTYTCDALIISTGASAKYLGLPSEDAFKGRGVSACATCDGFFYRNQKVAVVGGGNTAVEEALYLSNIASEVHLIHRRDSFRAEKILIDRLMDKVTGGKIILHTDRTLEEVTGDDMGVTGVRLKDTRSETLETLDVMGVFIAIGHQPNTELFQGQLEMKNGYIVVQSGLEGNATQTSIAGIFAAGDVMDHNYRQAITSAGTGCMAALDAERYLDNLSE from the coding sequence ATGAGCAACGTAAAGCATTCTAAATTGATGATTCTTGGTTCCGGACCTGCCGGTTATACCGCGGCAGTTTATGCAGCTCGCGCCAATCTGAATCCTGTTCTGATTACCGGTATGCAACAAGGCGGTCAGCTCACGACAACAACTGAAGTCGAAAACTGGCCCGGTGACCCGGAAGGACTCACCGGCCCGGGGCTCATGGAACGTATGAAAGCCCACGCGGAACGTTTTCATACCGACATTATTTTCGACCACATCAATGAAGTGGATTTTACCCAGCGCCCTTTCACACTCAAAGGTGACAGTCAGACCTACACCTGCGATGCACTGATTATCTCCACCGGTGCGTCGGCCAAGTATCTGGGCCTGCCTTCAGAAGACGCATTTAAAGGCCGGGGCGTTTCCGCCTGTGCAACCTGTGACGGTTTCTTTTACCGCAATCAGAAAGTCGCGGTCGTCGGCGGCGGAAATACTGCGGTTGAAGAAGCACTGTACTTATCGAATATCGCCTCTGAAGTACATCTGATTCATCGTCGTGATAGCTTCCGTGCTGAAAAAATTCTGATTGATCGTCTGATGGATAAAGTGACCGGCGGTAAAATCATTTTACATACCGATCGCACGCTGGAAGAAGTCACCGGTGATGATATGGGAGTGACGGGAGTTCGTCTGAAAGATACCCGCTCAGAAACCCTTGAAACACTTGATGTGATGGGGGTATTTATTGCCATTGGCCATCAACCGAATACCGAGCTGTTCCAGGGCCAGCTTGAGATGAAAAACGGCTATATCGTGGTGCAATCCGGCCTGGAAGGCAATGCAACCCAAACCAGTATTGCCGGGATTTTCGCGGCCGGTGACGTCATGGATCATAATTATCGTCAGGCGATCACTTCAGCAGGAACCGGTTGCATGGCTGCACTAGATGCCGAACGTTATCTTGATAACCTGTCAGAATAA
- a CDS encoding 2OG-Fe dioxygenase family protein yields the protein MIHPHENTLHITHLSETAIHQLAPSFQQLPHTRHADGQYRLRRYSVIQFINGQVVETDKHDFTQSSQYNPFQGDIKRQFEPVLKDTLMSDGLREMCELFVETNGLPDGQIIDIHQMRIASVFDETMVSPEGVHQDGYDYIAMIGIDRHNIVGGELMLYQDHHAAPFFRKVLEDGEVAMVADSTLWHNATPIRSIAHGEEGHMDVFVLTAKDGNHALHA from the coding sequence ATGATTCATCCACATGAGAATACCCTGCATATTACCCATCTGAGTGAGACAGCCATCCATCAACTGGCCCCTTCGTTTCAACAACTCCCGCATACCCGGCATGCTGACGGACAATATCGCCTGAGACGTTACTCGGTGATCCAGTTCATCAATGGGCAGGTTGTTGAAACAGACAAACATGACTTCACGCAATCCAGCCAATATAACCCGTTTCAGGGGGATATTAAGCGTCAGTTTGAACCGGTGTTGAAAGACACACTGATGAGTGATGGTCTGCGGGAAATGTGTGAATTGTTTGTCGAAACCAATGGGTTACCCGACGGACAAATCATCGATATTCACCAGATGCGCATTGCATCGGTTTTCGATGAGACTATGGTTTCACCGGAAGGCGTACATCAGGATGGCTATGACTATATTGCGATGATTGGGATTGATCGCCATAACATTGTCGGAGGTGAGCTGATGTTGTATCAGGATCATCATGCAGCGCCATTTTTCCGCAAAGTTTTGGAAGATGGTGAAGTCGCCATGGTGGCTGATAGTACGCTTTGGCATAACGCGACACCGATTCGTTCCATAGCACATGGCGAAGAAGGGCATATGGATGTCTTTGTCCTCACAGCAAAGGATGGCAATCATGCACTTCACGCCTGA
- a CDS encoding cysteine desulfurase-like protein encodes MHFTPEAVRQQFPVFRQNEPRLPLFFDGPGGSQVPAVVGEKITQYWSGGTANLGGYYPTSVQTGQLVAQARGMVQAFLNAPAPDNIVFGANMTTLTFHMSRILSREWQHGDEVIVTALDHYANVSSWQQAAVDRGAVIHQARIDEHQCSLDVEHLLALINERTRLVAVTYASNTTGSIVDLRRIIAAAHQVGALVYVDAVHFAPHQLIDVQALDCDFLVCSAYKFYGPHVGILYVAPRWLAHFEPYKVEPAPNVGPGRFETGTLNFEGLAGVIGTIEYLAQWGDTDASLRIRLAESFAQYQQHEQQLCELFLSLMHTLPSVRLLGADIADSSVRTPTFALHFAHRTPASVAQALGEQNMCVWHGHFYALGLVRQLGLEDQGGVLRIGMMHYNTEAEIHHLFEHLQRLEQG; translated from the coding sequence ATGCACTTCACGCCTGAAGCAGTCCGTCAGCAATTTCCGGTATTCCGGCAAAATGAGCCACGATTACCGCTGTTTTTCGATGGCCCGGGCGGCAGTCAGGTCCCGGCTGTTGTCGGAGAAAAAATCACACAATATTGGTCTGGCGGAACCGCGAATCTGGGCGGTTACTACCCCACCAGTGTTCAGACGGGGCAGCTGGTGGCGCAGGCAAGGGGCATGGTGCAGGCATTTTTGAATGCACCGGCACCTGACAATATTGTGTTCGGTGCCAATATGACCACGCTGACCTTCCATATGAGTCGGATTTTAAGCCGTGAATGGCAACATGGCGATGAAGTGATTGTCACGGCACTGGATCATTATGCCAATGTGTCGAGCTGGCAGCAGGCTGCTGTTGATCGAGGGGCGGTGATTCATCAGGCCCGAATTGATGAACACCAATGCTCACTGGATGTTGAACATCTGCTCGCTCTGATAAATGAACGAACGCGACTGGTGGCCGTGACCTATGCATCCAATACGACCGGGTCGATTGTGGATCTCCGACGGATTATCGCCGCTGCACATCAGGTGGGTGCGTTGGTTTATGTCGATGCGGTCCATTTTGCCCCACATCAGTTAATCGATGTTCAGGCGTTGGATTGTGATTTTCTGGTGTGCTCGGCGTATAAATTTTATGGACCACACGTCGGTATTCTGTACGTTGCACCGCGTTGGCTGGCTCATTTTGAGCCCTATAAAGTTGAACCGGCACCAAATGTCGGTCCCGGTCGCTTTGAAACAGGGACTCTGAATTTTGAGGGGTTGGCCGGGGTGATTGGCACGATCGAATATCTCGCTCAATGGGGAGATACTGATGCTTCACTCAGAATCAGACTGGCTGAGAGTTTTGCTCAGTATCAACAGCATGAACAGCAGTTATGTGAGCTGTTTTTATCGCTGATGCACACTTTACCTTCGGTACGGCTGCTCGGGGCTGATATTGCCGATAGCTCGGTGAGAACCCCGACCTTCGCATTGCACTTTGCACACCGGACACCGGCGTCTGTGGCCCAAGCGTTAGGCGAACAGAATATGTGTGTCTGGCATGGCCACTTTTATGCTTTGGGACTGGTGCGCCAGTTAGGGCTTGAAGATCAGGGAGGCGTCTTGCGTATCGGGATGATGCACTACAACACCGAAGCGGAAATTCATCACTTATTTGAACATCTGCAGCGTCTGGAGCAAGGTTAG
- a CDS encoding DUF2797 domain-containing protein, whose translation MSSVIKGTLSKLRATLNPNTEYFLPVGATEVALNPLLGHPLSLTYTGNIYCCHCGKRTKKSYAQGHCYVCMQKLASCDMCIMKPETCHYEQGTCREPEWAQSHCMTDHYVYLSNTSGLKVGITRHSQIPTRWIDQGATQGLPIFKVKNRYISGLIEVELAQHIADKTNWRTLLKEDQDPLALHEQAEKLRPLVEETIENIRQTYGEDAVTAVNPAITEIQFPVQQHPSKIVSHNFDKNPQVSGQLQGIKGQYLILNTGVINIRKFTSYEIEFQPL comes from the coding sequence ATGTCTTCAGTCATCAAGGGAACCCTCAGTAAACTACGTGCGACCCTCAACCCAAACACCGAGTATTTCCTCCCGGTCGGCGCAACGGAAGTCGCCCTGAATCCACTGCTCGGCCATCCGCTATCCCTCACCTATACCGGTAATATTTATTGTTGTCATTGTGGTAAGCGTACCAAGAAAAGTTACGCACAGGGGCACTGCTATGTCTGTATGCAGAAGCTCGCGAGCTGTGATATGTGTATTATGAAGCCGGAAACCTGCCACTATGAGCAAGGAACCTGTCGGGAGCCGGAGTGGGCACAGTCACATTGTATGACGGATCATTATGTTTATCTCTCCAACACATCCGGTCTCAAAGTCGGGATTACCCGTCATTCTCAGATTCCGACCCGCTGGATCGATCAAGGGGCGACACAGGGATTACCGATTTTCAAAGTGAAGAATCGTTATATTTCCGGCTTGATCGAAGTTGAACTGGCGCAGCATATTGCCGACAAAACCAACTGGCGCACTTTATTAAAAGAAGATCAGGATCCACTCGCGCTTCATGAACAGGCAGAAAAGCTTCGTCCATTGGTTGAGGAAACGATTGAGAATATCCGCCAAACATACGGCGAAGATGCGGTCACAGCCGTCAATCCGGCTATCACGGAGATTCAGTTCCCGGTACAACAGCATCCGAGCAAAATCGTGTCACATAATTTTGATAAAAACCCGCAAGTATCCGGTCAGTTGCAAGGAATCAAAGGGCAATATCTGATTCTCAATACCGGAGTCATCAATATTCGTAAATTCACATCTTATGAGATTGAATTTCAACCGCTTTAA
- a CDS encoding SanA/YdcF family protein — protein MMLLILAVSLFAIDRWISWKTQNQILTNTDHIEHYQVAVVLGTSKYLGRVLNAYYTHRIDAAIRLYRSGKVTHFLLSGDNAHRSYNEPWTMKRDLMKAGIPEQDIALDYAGFRTLDSIVRAKKIFDTNHFLIITQRFHCERALFIANYHEIDAACFAVPGPTHGTDLKIRVREIFARARAILDLFVIDAKPKFLGPKEPIFSEETSTAISENDNHPTDTKNPHTDE, from the coding sequence ATGATGCTGCTTATCTTAGCAGTGTCTCTGTTCGCCATTGATCGCTGGATCAGCTGGAAAACACAAAACCAGATACTCACCAACACCGACCATATTGAGCACTATCAAGTGGCGGTGGTTCTGGGCACCAGTAAATATCTGGGACGGGTACTCAATGCTTATTACACCCACCGTATTGACGCTGCCATTCGGCTCTATCGCTCAGGTAAAGTGACTCATTTTCTGCTGAGCGGCGATAATGCTCATCGTTCTTACAATGAACCCTGGACCATGAAACGTGATTTGATGAAAGCTGGCATACCGGAACAAGATATTGCTTTGGACTATGCCGGATTCAGAACACTCGATTCGATTGTCCGGGCAAAAAAAATCTTTGATACCAACCATTTTTTGATTATTACGCAGCGCTTCCATTGCGAACGAGCATTGTTTATTGCGAATTACCATGAGATAGATGCCGCCTGTTTCGCAGTCCCCGGCCCGACCCACGGCACGGACCTCAAAATAAGAGTCCGTGAGATTTTTGCCCGGGCCCGGGCGATCCTCGATCTGTTTGTCATCGATGCCAAACCGAAGTTTCTCGGACCTAAAGAGCCGATTTTCTCCGAGGAGACATCGACAGCAATCTCTGAGAACGACAATCATCCGACCGATACAAAAAATCCTCATACCGACGAGTAA
- a CDS encoding DUF3392 domain-containing protein has protein sequence MLHFFNPAGQYLAPYLEEIAIALIACLLVMLGGEINALLRRMLRNQHFVIRTFTFILLNAFGYGFIIVKLSPDLARTLAHLERGTMFVVVIVSFVGIGLWAQKTRQI, from the coding sequence ATGTTGCATTTTTTCAATCCTGCGGGACAATATCTCGCACCTTATCTGGAAGAGATCGCCATCGCTCTGATTGCCTGCCTGTTGGTTATGCTCGGTGGTGAAATTAATGCGTTGTTACGCCGCATGTTGCGTAACCAGCACTTTGTCATTCGTACATTTACCTTTATATTACTGAATGCATTTGGTTATGGATTTATCATCGTCAAACTCAGCCCTGACTTAGCTCGGACACTTGCCCATTTAGAACGAGGCACCATGTTTGTCGTTGTCATTGTCAGTTTTGTCGGCATTGGGCTTTGGGCTCAGAAAACCCGGCAAATCTAA
- a CDS encoding NAD-dependent malic enzyme, whose translation MNNDKRPLYISHAGSMLLSTPLLNKGAAFTAEERSSFNLAGLLPEATETIQEQVVRAYQQYCNFDNDMDKHIYLRNIQDTNETLFYRLVQNHITEMMPIIYTPTVGAACENFSNIYRRGRGLFISYPNRNQIDDILNNAANHHVKVIVVTDGERILGLGDQGIGGMGIPIGKLALYTACGGISPAYTLPIVLDVGTNNPQRLADPMYMGWRHPRITGAEYDAFVEEFIQAVQRRWPDALVQFEDFAQKNAMPLLERYKNRICCFNDDIQGTAAVTVGSLLAACKAAGSKLSEQRITFLGAGSAGCGIAEAIIAQMVSEGISDQQARSQVYMVDRWGLLQEGMPNLLDFQQRLVQKKSNTHDWEAEGTGFSLHDVVREAKPTVLIGVSGAPGLFSEEIIREMHQHCPRPIIFPLSNPTSRVEALPSDLIAWTNGEALVATGSPFEPVILGDKTYPIAQCNNSYIFPGIGLGVLAANAKRVTNEMLMESSRALAECSPLAINGHGSLLPPLEAIHSVSKKIALAVAKKAIEQGVADAITPEALEQAIDRNFWQPVYRRYKRVAF comes from the coding sequence ATGAACAACGACAAACGCCCTTTATATATCTCCCACGCGGGCTCCATGCTCCTCAGTACACCCCTGCTCAACAAAGGTGCTGCTTTTACCGCAGAAGAAAGGAGCTCATTTAACCTTGCCGGTCTGCTCCCGGAAGCGACCGAGACCATTCAAGAACAAGTTGTCCGTGCATATCAACAGTATTGTAATTTCGATAATGACATGGATAAGCACATTTATCTGCGTAATATTCAGGATACCAACGAGACACTTTTTTACCGGCTGGTACAAAATCACATTACTGAGATGATGCCGATCATCTATACACCGACCGTTGGTGCGGCATGTGAGAACTTCTCGAATATTTATCGCCGTGGCCGTGGGCTTTTCATTTCATATCCGAACCGCAATCAAATTGATGACATTCTGAATAATGCAGCGAACCATCATGTCAAAGTGATCGTCGTCACCGATGGTGAGCGAATTCTCGGCCTTGGTGACCAAGGTATCGGCGGAATGGGCATTCCGATTGGTAAACTAGCCCTGTATACCGCCTGTGGTGGTATCAGCCCGGCTTATACGCTCCCGATCGTATTAGATGTCGGTACCAATAACCCACAACGTCTGGCCGACCCGATGTATATGGGCTGGCGGCATCCGCGGATTACCGGTGCAGAATACGATGCATTTGTTGAAGAATTTATCCAAGCGGTTCAACGCCGCTGGCCAGATGCCCTCGTGCAGTTTGAAGACTTCGCTCAGAAAAATGCGATGCCACTGCTTGAGCGTTACAAAAACCGGATTTGCTGCTTTAACGATGATATTCAAGGCACCGCTGCGGTAACGGTCGGTTCATTACTGGCAGCATGTAAAGCCGCCGGCAGCAAACTGTCAGAACAACGCATTACTTTCCTTGGCGCCGGATCTGCCGGATGTGGGATTGCCGAAGCAATTATCGCCCAAATGGTTTCAGAAGGTATTTCTGATCAGCAAGCGCGCTCACAGGTTTATATGGTTGACCGCTGGGGATTACTCCAAGAAGGGATGCCAAACCTGCTGGATTTCCAACAGCGTCTGGTTCAGAAGAAATCCAATACACACGATTGGGAAGCTGAAGGCACCGGGTTCTCATTACACGATGTCGTTCGTGAAGCCAAACCAACGGTGTTGATCGGTGTATCCGGTGCGCCGGGACTCTTCAGTGAAGAGATTATTCGTGAAATGCATCAACATTGCCCGCGTCCGATTATCTTCCCGCTATCTAACCCGACAAGTCGTGTTGAGGCTTTACCGAGTGACTTGATTGCATGGACAAACGGAGAAGCACTGGTTGCAACCGGTAGCCCGTTTGAACCGGTTATCTTAGGCGATAAGACCTACCCGATTGCTCAGTGTAACAACAGCTATATCTTCCCCGGGATCGGGCTGGGTGTACTCGCAGCAAATGCAAAGCGTGTCACCAACGAAATGTTAATGGAATCAAGCCGTGCATTGGCTGAATGCTCACCACTGGCGATCAACGGGCATGGCTCACTGTTACCGCCGCTGGAAGCGATTCACTCCGTCTCGAAGAAAATTGCACTGGCCGTCGCGAAAAAAGCGATTGAGCAGGGTGTCGCCGATGCAATTACACCGGAAGCACTGGAACAAGCGATCGATCGTAATTTCTGGCAACCGGTTTATCGTCGCTATAAACGCGTCGCATTCTAA
- a CDS encoding phosphoribosylaminoimidazolesuccinocarboxamide synthase, which yields MSLADQILAVNDDLPIRTSKPVHSGKVRSVYWLTEEDSRRLIEQKGYNVAADAPLAIMVISDRISAFDCIWHAEGGVAGVPGKGAALNAISNHWFERFRQHGLADSHILDIPHPFVWIVQKATPIKIEAICRSYITGSMWRAYEKGERTFCGIQLPEGLGKDKPLPELLFTPSTKGILKGIPGVPEADDVNISRQDIEANYAAFNFRRPADIDLYEKLLKEGFDVISQALAEIDQIFVDTKFEFGYVTDAQGQDKLIYMDEVGTPDSSRIWDAQQYAVGHIVENSKEGFRQFLLNYFPDPDILLNKTRMPEREALARDNALPLQAIQDISDTYIGIAEKITGQPIHLSHNPKQEIIEILDREYGLIQHS from the coding sequence ATGAGCCTCGCCGATCAAATTCTCGCCGTCAATGACGACCTCCCCATTCGTACCAGCAAACCCGTTCACAGTGGAAAAGTTCGCTCCGTTTACTGGTTAACCGAAGAAGACAGCCGTCGCCTGATTGAACAAAAAGGTTACAACGTCGCAGCAGATGCCCCGCTGGCAATTATGGTGATCAGTGACCGTATCTCTGCTTTTGACTGTATCTGGCATGCAGAAGGTGGTGTTGCCGGTGTTCCGGGAAAAGGCGCGGCCCTCAACGCGATTTCCAATCACTGGTTTGAACGATTTCGCCAGCATGGTTTGGCTGACAGTCATATTCTTGATATCCCCCACCCGTTTGTCTGGATTGTTCAGAAAGCCACTCCAATTAAAATTGAAGCTATCTGCCGGAGCTATATCACAGGTTCAATGTGGCGAGCTTACGAAAAAGGTGAGCGAACTTTCTGTGGTATCCAACTTCCCGAAGGCTTAGGCAAAGATAAACCACTGCCTGAACTGCTGTTTACGCCATCAACCAAAGGGATTCTTAAAGGAATTCCCGGCGTACCGGAAGCCGATGACGTCAACATCAGCCGCCAAGATATTGAAGCGAATTATGCAGCATTTAACTTCCGCCGCCCGGCAGATATCGATTTATATGAGAAGTTACTGAAAGAAGGCTTTGATGTGATTAGTCAGGCGCTCGCCGAGATTGACCAGATCTTCGTCGATACTAAATTTGAATTTGGTTATGTCACCGACGCTCAGGGGCAGGATAAACTGATTTATATGGATGAAGTCGGGACACCGGATTCTTCCAGAATCTGGGATGCTCAACAATATGCAGTCGGTCATATCGTGGAAAATTCAAAAGAAGGCTTCCGTCAATTTTTGCTGAACTACTTTCCCGATCCGGATATTTTGCTGAACAAAACGCGGATGCCTGAGCGAGAAGCGCTTGCCAGAGACAATGCCTTACCCTTGCAAGCAATACAGGACATTTCCGATACTTATATCGGGATTGCCGAGAAAATTACCGGTCAGCCGATTCACCTGAGTCACAATCCCAAACAAGAAATTATTGAGATCCTTGATCGGGAATATGGTCTCATTCAGCATTCATAA
- a CDS encoding tetratricopeptide repeat protein, which produces MRFLLICLLPVLASAYAADINTLRQQAILRDKNAQYQLALHYQQGQGVQADLKQSFYWMEQAAENGHTQAQLQVANDYLNGSNGATPDQTQAIYWLTRLATQGDTAAQFKLGQLYEQVANLPGETQALIWYRIAALSNPTAEQRYSQLLEQQFNHRRMKEISQRKALEDAQAAEPTSSPVVGNPHPTQIDTDQLTLPQIISGIVATILILAVTLLSLVNIRLKKQLKTAEAAHPVVQSQPPEPLQVQPGTHTQQQKIKQQEQTIRKQKQQMTMLFQELKRLQQTQTKQPPARPQSLDLACALFGFSATEIPDIKQIKLRYKQLSKIYHPDMKGSDEEMKRLNQALKSLLAQQQNSPK; this is translated from the coding sequence TTGAGATTCTTACTGATATGTTTGCTGCCGGTTCTCGCATCTGCTTATGCAGCCGACATCAATACCCTCCGTCAACAGGCTATCTTGCGTGACAAAAACGCACAGTACCAACTTGCCCTGCATTACCAGCAAGGACAAGGTGTCCAAGCCGACCTCAAACAGTCGTTTTACTGGATGGAACAAGCTGCCGAAAATGGTCATACGCAGGCACAATTACAGGTCGCAAATGATTATCTCAATGGCAGCAACGGGGCGACTCCGGATCAAACCCAAGCCATCTATTGGCTGACCCGGCTTGCAACACAAGGTGACACAGCGGCACAGTTCAAACTGGGGCAACTCTATGAACAAGTGGCAAACCTGCCGGGTGAAACACAAGCACTGATTTGGTACCGGATTGCAGCACTCTCCAACCCAACGGCAGAGCAACGCTATAGCCAGTTACTCGAACAGCAGTTCAATCATCGCAGAATGAAAGAGATATCGCAGAGAAAGGCACTCGAAGATGCGCAAGCCGCAGAACCGACATCGTCTCCGGTCGTCGGAAACCCTCATCCTACTCAAATCGATACAGATCAGCTCACACTGCCTCAAATCATATCCGGCATTGTCGCGACAATATTGATACTGGCGGTGACCTTACTGAGCCTTGTTAATATACGGCTCAAAAAACAACTCAAAACAGCGGAGGCGGCTCATCCCGTCGTACAATCCCAGCCGCCAGAACCGTTACAGGTCCAGCCCGGAACTCATACACAGCAGCAAAAAATCAAACAGCAGGAACAAACCATTCGCAAACAAAAACAGCAGATGACGATGCTATTTCAAGAGCTGAAGCGCTTACAACAAACGCAGACAAAACAGCCCCCTGCCCGCCCGCAGAGCCTCGATCTGGCGTGTGCCTTATTTGGTTTCTCAGCCACGGAAATACCGGACATCAAACAAATCAAACTGCGTTATAAACAGCTGAGCAAGATTTATCACCCCGATATGAAAGGGAGTGATGAAGAGATGAAACGGTTAAATCAAGCGTTAAAATCACTCTTAGCACAGCAGCAAAATTCTCCGAAGTAA
- a CDS encoding OmpA family protein — translation MLSLLSLLAGCEATQRQNATTGENETNSTTKGALIGAISGIAVGLASGDNARERRQRALVGAAGGAAIGGGVGYYFDKQEAALRRSLVDSGVQVERVGEHQLRLRMENGIGFNTNDYHLNASIHNTLNGVAKILVAYPDTSLVIEGHTDSTGSDRTNQILSEKRAESVRQYLVSQGVAPGRAIARGIGERHPLCTNNTPQGRQCNRRVEIQILPLK, via the coding sequence ATGCTATCTCTGCTCTCGCTTCTGGCCGGGTGCGAAGCAACTCAGAGACAAAATGCAACAACGGGTGAAAACGAAACCAATTCAACGACAAAAGGTGCACTCATTGGTGCCATTTCAGGGATTGCCGTTGGTCTCGCTTCAGGTGATAACGCCAGAGAACGGCGCCAGCGAGCTCTAGTCGGCGCTGCCGGCGGGGCGGCTATCGGTGGCGGTGTCGGTTATTACTTTGATAAACAGGAAGCCGCGTTACGACGTTCTCTGGTGGATTCCGGCGTACAGGTTGAACGCGTCGGAGAGCATCAGCTGCGCTTACGCATGGAAAATGGTATCGGTTTTAATACCAACGATTATCATCTCAATGCGTCAATTCATAATACCTTAAATGGTGTGGCCAAAATTTTAGTGGCGTATCCCGACACCAGTTTAGTCATCGAAGGTCATACCGACAGTACCGGTAGCGACCGTACCAATCAAATATTATCGGAAAAACGAGCCGAATCAGTCCGCCAGTATCTGGTCTCACAAGGCGTAGCTCCCGGTCGGGCGATAGCCCGGGGTATCGGTGAGCGTCATCCCCTGTGCACCAATAATACGCCGCAAGGCAGACAGTGTAACCGCCGGGTTGAAATACAAATCCTCCCACTGAAATAA
- a CDS encoding DUF2786 domain-containing protein translates to MNKEKALKKIAKCLELGNSANVNEAASAIKMAHSLMLKYGLHKDDIEFIKMGKTQSSHLLPTQISSHLLRIIRGINTKFGVEAVLLNHKGLKRAEFIGEADRAIFAAFAFDVIYREMNEQTGQFRNSFAGSGTSTQEVSRRVNSFVSGWIEGALEKLPDITPDQDSADKINSYIDREFQNIDRETFKKQLKEAMKNLTEDYETGLKKGRKISVNRPIDGAQAPKLLK, encoded by the coding sequence ATGAATAAAGAAAAAGCCCTTAAAAAAATAGCCAAATGCTTGGAGCTTGGTAATTCAGCCAATGTGAATGAAGCGGCCAGTGCCATCAAGATGGCACATAGTCTGATGTTAAAATATGGTCTGCATAAAGATGATATTGAATTCATCAAGATGGGGAAAACCCAATCTTCTCATCTGCTACCGACTCAAATCAGCAGCCACCTGCTCCGTATTATCCGCGGTATCAACACCAAGTTTGGTGTAGAAGCCGTATTACTCAACCATAAAGGTCTGAAAAGAGCCGAGTTTATCGGTGAAGCAGATCGCGCTATTTTTGCGGCCTTTGCTTTTGATGTGATCTATCGTGAAATGAACGAGCAAACCGGTCAGTTTCGTAATAGCTTTGCTGGCAGCGGGACATCCACACAAGAAGTATCCCGCCGGGTGAACTCGTTTGTCTCCGGCTGGATCGAAGGTGCGCTGGAAAAACTGCCCGATATCACCCCGGATCAAGACTCAGCAGACAAGATCAATAGTTATATTGATCGAGAATTTCAGAACATTGACCGGGAAACGTTTAAGAAGCAACTCAAAGAAGCGATGAAAAATTTGACCGAAGATTACGAAACCGGATTGAAAAAAGGACGTAAAATTTCTGTCAACAGACCGATTGATGGTGCACAGGCACCAAAATTATTGAAATAA
- a CDS encoding DUF3334 family protein, whose protein sequence is MKKSQVVTTEDILLMLCQSVSKVLTTATASQIHYSAMVQKINKTALKPDFGCFVLFDGGFTGLVVINFNAKAALEIYSNYMRNMGMPEEELAVLHTSDEVGDVLGELMNQLVGDFTNKVRKELQTNITQNQPKMLSLNKQVLLSVDTNLDRPQARRVTFSTEKNNIFYLELAMDKTEFIQLEEFDVSEDENPDDILESAWQQSAHASSSQSSDNSQQNQKDDRQGSGANAADLLDQLGL, encoded by the coding sequence ATGAAAAAAAGTCAAGTAGTCACCACAGAAGATATTCTGCTGATGTTGTGCCAGTCTGTTTCTAAGGTGCTTACGACAGCAACCGCTTCGCAAATCCATTACTCTGCTATGGTTCAGAAAATTAACAAAACAGCACTCAAACCTGATTTTGGTTGCTTTGTGCTCTTCGATGGCGGTTTTACCGGACTGGTTGTCATTAACTTTAATGCTAAAGCTGCACTGGAAATTTACAGTAATTACATGCGTAACATGGGAATGCCGGAAGAAGAACTGGCAGTCCTGCATACATCGGATGAAGTCGGGGATGTGTTGGGTGAGCTGATGAATCAGCTCGTTGGAGATTTCACCAACAAAGTCCGTAAAGAGCTACAGACCAACATAACCCAGAACCAACCTAAAATGCTGTCACTGAACAAACAGGTTTTGCTGTCTGTTGATACCAACCTTGATCGTCCTCAAGCTCGTCGAGTCACCTTTTCTACTGAAAAAAACAATATTTTCTATCTTGAACTCGCGATGGATAAAACCGAATTCATTCAGTTAGAAGAATTTGACGTTTCTGAAGATGAAAACCCAGATGATATTCTGGAATCCGCATGGCAACAATCAGCACATGCCTCATCCTCTCAATCATCGGATAACAGCCAACAAAATCAGAAAGATGATCGACAAGGCTCTGGCGCCAACGCAGCCGACTTACTCGACCAACTTGGTCTGTAA